The sequence GAGCCGTAACGCCCCGAGTCGAAACGGGTTGCTTAAGTGCCTCCGTCGGATATCGACCCCCATGGCAAACGGCAAGTACGCCGCGCGCAAGCTCAAGAAGGACCGCCAGAACCAGCGGTGGTCCGACTCTGACTACGCGCGCCGCGCCCGTGGACTTCGCGAGAAGTCCGACCCGCTCGAGGGCGCACCACAGGCCCGCGGTATCGTACTCGAGAAAGTCGGCATCGAGGCAAAACAGCCCAACTCGGCGATCCGAAAGTGCGTTCGAGTTCAGCTGATCAAAAACGGCAAGCAGGTCACCGCCTTCTGTCCCGGTGACGGTGCTATCTCGTTCATCGACGAACACGACGAAGTTACCATCGCGGGTATCGGTGGGGCGAAGGGTCGTGCGATGGGTGACCTCTCGGGGGTCAACTACAAGGTCGACAAGGTAAACGGCGTCGCGCTCCTCGAACTGGTGCGCGGGAACGCAGAGAAACCGGTGCGATAACCATGGCAGCCGAAGAACAACCAGACCCCGACGCCCCCGCCGGTGGCGCAGACGTCAGCGCGAAGCTCTTCGGGACCTGGGAGATCGACGAGATCGCCTACGAGGACCCCTCGACCGAGCGCTACATCGCGGTGACGCCGGTGGCTCACACCGCCGGTCGCCACGCGAGCAAGCAGTTCCAGAAGTCCCAGATCTCGATCGTCGAGCGGTTCATCAATCGGCTGATGCAGACCGAAGAGAACACGGGCAAGAAACAGCAGTCGCTCAACCACGTCCGTGACGCGTTCGAGCTGATCCACGACCGCACCGAGGAGAACCCGGTCCAGATCCTCGTTCGCGCCGTGGAGAACGCGGCCCCCCGCGAGGAGACCGTCCGCCTGAAGTACGGTGGCATCTCCGTCCCGAAGGCCGTCGACGTCGCACCCCAGCGACGAGTCGACCAGTCGCTGAAGTTCCTCGCCGAGGGCGTCTACAACGACGCGTTCAAGACGGCGACGCCGGTCGAGGAGGCCATCGCCTCCCAGCTCGTCGGCGCGGCCAACTACGACGTCCAGACGTACGCGATCAGCCAGAAAGAGGAGAAAGAGCGCGTCGCGGCGGCTGCCCGCTAACGCGGTTTTACCTTCTGTTTCGGACCCGTCTCGAGTAGCAACTGGTTTCTGTCGGCTGCCAGCAAAGCCA is a genomic window of Natrarchaeobaculum aegyptiacum containing:
- a CDS encoding 30S ribosomal protein S12, with translation MANGKYAARKLKKDRQNQRWSDSDYARRARGLREKSDPLEGAPQARGIVLEKVGIEAKQPNSAIRKCVRVQLIKNGKQVTAFCPGDGAISFIDEHDEVTIAGIGGAKGRAMGDLSGVNYKVDKVNGVALLELVRGNAEKPVR
- a CDS encoding 30S ribosomal protein S7 → MAAEEQPDPDAPAGGADVSAKLFGTWEIDEIAYEDPSTERYIAVTPVAHTAGRHASKQFQKSQISIVERFINRLMQTEENTGKKQQSLNHVRDAFELIHDRTEENPVQILVRAVENAAPREETVRLKYGGISVPKAVDVAPQRRVDQSLKFLAEGVYNDAFKTATPVEEAIASQLVGAANYDVQTYAISQKEEKERVAAAAR